In Aedes albopictus strain Foshan chromosome 3, AalbF5, whole genome shotgun sequence, the following are encoded in one genomic region:
- the LOC115266114 gene encoding phospholipase A1-like, giving the protein MLHWNVLILLLGASAYASPMTSFNATAEQLDADWIQVPNPNWELTWVHRSMVEAQAHVKWGSQELDVLFVFFSRANSAGSAYRFSELKKVNDTVFDASRPTRVIVHGWLNNRDSPLNVNVRKTYLKRWDYNVIVVDWSSCAAKWNYVAVAFCVNEVGKTVGLMLLSLNKSKGLALEDVYVIGHSLGAHVAGISGKTVGRISTIMALDPALPLIGFWDKSKRVAKGDAQYVEVIHTNGGYLGYLEPIGTADFYPNGGVAQPGCGFNFGGICAHSRSWELFVESLEEPEEHLMARQIFSLQEVPYARDNTVRLAKMGGEPSNKLGEAYGLYYMRTGDRSPYFESNKAN; this is encoded by the exons atgttgcattggAATGTTCTTATCTTACTGTTGGGTGCATCAGCGTACGCATCTCCGATGACCTCCTTCAATGCAACCGCGGAACAGCTCGATGCGGACTGGATTCAAGTCCCGAACCCGAACTGGGAACTGACCTGGGTTCATCGATCGATGGTGGAAGCGCAGGCACACGTCAAGTGGGGCTCTCAGGAGCTGGATGTGCTGTTTGTATTCTTCTCGCGGGCGAATTCGGCTGGTTCGGCCTATCGATTCAGTGAGCTGAAGAAGGTGAACGATACAGTGTTCGATGCGTCGCGACCAACGAGAGTTATCGTTCATGGGTGGTTGAACAATCGGGATTCACCGCTGAACGTGAATGTTCGGAAGACTTATTTGAAGAGGTGGGACTACAACGTGATAGTCGTTGACTGGTCCAGCTGTGCTGCAAAATGGAACTACGTTGCTGTGGCGTTTTGTGTGAACGAAGTTGGGAAAACCGTTGGGCTGATGCTTTTGAGCTTGAATAAGAGTAAAGGATTAGCGTTGGAAGATGTTTACGTGATTGGACACAGTTTGGGCGCTCACGTTGCGGGGATAAGTGGAAAAACTGTCGGAAGAATCTCTACGATTATGGCGTTGGATCCCGCGTTACCATTGATTGGGTTTTGGGACAAGAGCAAAAGAGTCGCTAAGGGTGACGCGCAGTACGTGGAAGTGATCCATACCAACGGGGGATACTTGGGATATCTGGAACCTATTGGAACGGCAGACTTCTACCCCAATGGAGGGGTTGCACAGCCAGGATGCGGATTTAATTTTGGAG GAATCTGTGCCCACTCCCGATCCTGGGAGCTgtttgtggaatctctggaggaacctgaGGAACACCTTATGGCCAGGCAGATCTTTTCCCTGCAGGAAGTACCTTATGCAAGGGATAATACCGTCCGGCTGGCGAAAATGGGCGGCGAACCTTCGAATAAGCTTGGTGAGGCATACGGCTTGTATTACATGAGAACCGGTGATCGAAGCCCGTACTTTGAGTCTAATAAAGCGAATTGA